In Methanobrevibacter sp., a single genomic region encodes these proteins:
- a CDS encoding methyltransferase domain-containing protein — protein MKFKVNSYHFKLLRDYERLSAFKEAIDDYAKRMNDDGSNALDDSDKKIAFDLGCGSGVLSYFAQTYMDRIIAIELNNSAYQLAKENLKGFDRIQVYNDDILSFDFSKLNEKADLIICEMLDTALIDEEEVPVLNRAKEYLKEDGEIIPKGIINSAEPIFMNNHFIQYEDDEYSPVYIALGKSVVYSKFDFLDEIDPNFSAVIDLEVFGKKDLQEIGLEEKLLGERYEKFDFKENFNIREDKLKINGIKLTSFTKLNENIICGPTPMMNPEMLIPIEEIEVRSGDTIRIRLEYVMGGGVETINTEILDIIHD, from the coding sequence ATGAAATTTAAAGTCAATTCCTATCATTTCAAGCTATTGAGAGACTATGAAAGGCTCAGTGCTTTCAAGGAAGCAATTGATGACTATGCCAAAAGAATGAATGATGATGGTTCCAATGCTTTAGACGATTCTGATAAGAAAATAGCTTTTGATTTGGGATGCGGTTCTGGAGTTTTAAGCTATTTTGCACAAACATATATGGATAGGATAATAGCTATTGAACTGAATAATTCGGCCTATCAATTAGCTAAAGAGAACCTTAAAGGATTCGATAGGATCCAAGTCTATAATGATGATATATTGAGTTTCGATTTCAGTAAATTGAATGAAAAGGCTGATCTGATTATCTGTGAGATGTTGGACACTGCCCTCATTGATGAGGAGGAAGTTCCAGTCTTGAATCGTGCCAAGGAATATTTGAAGGAAGATGGGGAAATCATTCCAAAGGGTATCATCAATTCAGCAGAACCTATTTTCATGAACAATCATTTCATACAGTATGAGGATGATGAATACAGTCCTGTTTATATTGCCTTAGGGAAATCTGTTGTTTACAGCAAATTTGATTTCCTTGATGAGATTGATCCCAATTTCAGTGCAGTTATTGATTTGGAGGTATTCGGCAAAAAGGATCTGCAAGAGATTGGTCTTGAAGAGAAGCTATTGGGAGAGAGATATGAAAAATTCGACTTTAAAGAAAATTTTAATATCAGGGAAGATAAATTAAAGATTAATGGCATCAAGCTTACAAGCTTTACCAAATTGAATGAAAATATTATCTGTGGGCCAACTCCCATGATGAATCCTGAAATGCTTATACCAATTGAAGAGATTGAAGTGAGATCTGGCGATACAATCAGGATAAGATTGGAATATGTCATGGGTGGGGGAGTGGAGACCATCAATACAGAAATTTTGGATATCATTCATGATTGA
- a CDS encoding ATP-grasp domain-containing protein, whose amino-acid sequence MKVLFIGSRLYDDVAYHVDELGVESIITESNEEAPNLDLPSKYYIVPRGMDKPMEIAIEEKVDAIVPLLGIDPPLMDVAIMKEEIEEKHNIPVISSNVNAVSIASDKIKTKEFFKSINLNVPPAKVLNKDDFDSEEEFLGKLGFEFPIVLKQGEGQGGKDICITNQYDDVLEYFNTFEQALIEKFIEGSEVSIEVIGWDGEYLPLVPVYKGETNLEGIHPIKRLRYGPCDFDEMDNEEFRKIAKHIATNLKSEGTIDMDLIYSKDENKVYAIEINTRPSGTRYLSFACTDLNPLNLLVDIAIGKFDVETLESEMKSYYTLEIPIGDYEGPAPQEPVKEYVNGNFIVHGPKGYQRLTIRGNTREETFEIAKELTGNDYNI is encoded by the coding sequence ATGAAAGTGTTGTTTATTGGATCAAGATTATACGATGATGTGGCCTATCATGTGGATGAATTGGGAGTGGAAAGCATAATAACTGAATCAAATGAGGAAGCTCCTAATTTGGATTTGCCTAGCAAATATTATATCGTTCCAAGAGGAATGGATAAGCCAATGGAAATAGCCATTGAAGAGAAGGTAGATGCTATCGTTCCTCTTTTAGGCATTGACCCTCCATTGATGGATGTGGCAATCATGAAAGAGGAAATTGAAGAGAAGCACAATATTCCTGTAATTTCTTCCAATGTCAACGCTGTTTCAATTGCATCAGATAAGATAAAAACCAAGGAATTCTTTAAATCAATCAATCTCAATGTTCCACCTGCAAAGGTCTTGAATAAGGATGATTTCGATAGTGAAGAGGAATTTTTAGGAAAATTAGGCTTTGAATTCCCTATAGTCTTGAAACAGGGAGAAGGTCAAGGGGGTAAGGATATTTGCATAACAAATCAATATGATGATGTCTTGGAATATTTTAACACTTTTGAACAGGCTTTAATTGAAAAGTTCATTGAAGGGTCTGAAGTTTCAATTGAAGTTATCGGATGGGATGGAGAATATCTGCCTTTGGTTCCAGTCTACAAGGGAGAAACCAATCTGGAAGGAATACATCCGATAAAAAGGCTCAGATATGGTCCTTGTGATTTTGACGAGATGGATAATGAGGAGTTCAGAAAGATAGCCAAGCACATAGCTACAAATCTCAAGTCTGAAGGAACAATAGATATGGACTTAATCTATTCAAAAGATGAAAACAAGGTCTATGCGATTGAAATAAACACTCGTCCAAGCGGAACAAGGTATCTCTCCTTTGCATGTACAGACTTGAATCCATTGAATTTGCTTGTAGATATAGCTATTGGAAAATTCGATGTTGAGACTCTTGAAAGTGAAATGAAAAGTTATTATACTTTAGAAATACCAATAGGTGATTATGAAGGGCCAGCTCCTCAAGAGCCTGTAAAGGAGTATGTCAATGGCAATTTCATTGTACATGGTCCTAAAGGTTATCAAAGACTTACCATAAGAGGAAACACCCGAGAGGAAACCTTTGAAATAGCTAAGGAATTAACAGGCAATGATTATAATATTTAA
- a CDS encoding alpha/beta hydrolase yields the protein MTKMMINDININYELEGEGKTIVFVHGLSDNLNYWKVLTENLKNDYQTLIFDLRGHGESGDDERKTTIDLYMEDLYLLLKALNIENATFVGLSLGGNVILDLAVNHPEMVNGLIIMSSFPEHTEILERIFDDFRTAINQGFVEFFDTILPYTLTEDMLEEHNEVLEALKYEAAEVANVEGIKKGIEAGYGFNITDKLSEIDVPTVVIAGKEDNLTDLDIQMKISDNIKDAELLVFDKTKHNILIGSNIENVLNIINDFMKKID from the coding sequence ATGACTAAAATGATGATCAATGACATTAATATAAATTATGAACTTGAAGGAGAAGGAAAGACAATAGTTTTCGTTCATGGATTGTCCGATAACCTGAATTATTGGAAAGTATTGACTGAAAACCTAAAGAATGACTATCAGACATTGATTTTTGACCTTAGAGGCCATGGAGAATCCGGTGATGATGAGAGAAAGACTACAATCGACCTGTATATGGAAGACCTCTATCTCTTATTGAAGGCTCTAAACATAGAGAATGCAACATTTGTAGGGCTTTCATTAGGTGGAAATGTCATATTGGACCTTGCTGTAAATCATCCTGAGATGGTCAATGGACTCATAATCATGTCCAGTTTCCCGGAACACACAGAAATATTGGAAAGGATATTTGATGATTTCAGGACAGCAATCAATCAGGGATTCGTTGAATTCTTCGACACCATATTGCCATATACATTAACTGAAGACATGCTTGAAGAGCATAATGAAGTGTTGGAAGCCCTGAAATATGAAGCTGCAGAAGTGGCAAATGTGGAAGGAATCAAAAAGGGAATAGAGGCAGGATACGGATTCAATATAACCGATAAATTAAGTGAGATTGATGTTCCTACAGTGGTGATTGCTGGAAAAGAAGACAATTTGACAGATTTGGACATTCAAATGAAAATAAGCGATAACATTAAGGATGCTGAATTGCTTGTTTTTGATAAGACAAAACACAACATATTGATTGGCAGCAATATTGAAAATGTGTTAAACATCATTAATGATTTTATGAAAAAAATAGATTGA
- the nikR gene encoding nickel-responsive transcriptional regulator NikR — translation MMRISMSLPKKLLAEFDEVLKDRGYQSRSKGIRDALSDYILRYQWMNEMEGQRVGVITIIYDHHFTGVMESLADIQHDYRKEINASMHIHMTHKYCMEVIVVNGEVTQIRDLTERMMRLKGVEHVKLTSTANGESLDHDHDHDHDHDHSH, via the coding sequence ATGATGAGAATAAGTATGTCTTTACCAAAAAAGCTTTTGGCTGAGTTTGATGAAGTTTTAAAAGACAGAGGTTACCAATCACGTTCAAAAGGTATTCGTGATGCCTTAAGTGATTATATCTTAAGATATCAATGGATGAACGAAATGGAAGGTCAAAGGGTAGGAGTAATCACCATCATCTACGACCATCATTTCACTGGAGTTATGGAAAGCTTGGCAGACATCCAGCATGATTATAGAAAGGAAATCAATGCAAGTATGCATATTCACATGACCCACAAATACTGTATGGAAGTCATTGTCGTAAACGGTGAAGTCACTCAAATCAGAGACCTTACCGAAAGAATGATGAGACTTAAAGGTGTAGAGCATGTAAAGCTTACCTCTACAGCAAACGGTGAGTCCTTGGACCATGATCACGACCATGACCATGATCATGACCACAGTCACTAA
- the aksF gene encoding homoisocitrate dehydrogenase, whose amino-acid sequence MIKIARIDGDGIGKEVTEAGVAVLESLDLNFDFIEAEAGRECFDRNGTTIPEETIRIARNAKATLFGAITSTPGQKSPIITLRQELDTYANLRPIKSFKGIDCLFDDLDFLIVRENTEGLYAGIESIDENRDKAIAHRVISRKASERISRLAFEQAIKLEKESVTCVHKANVLKKTDGVFKESFYKIAQDYPNIKTNDYYVDATAMYLLTKPQEFDVIVTSNLFGDILSDASAGLVGGLGLAPSGNIGDRHGLFEPVHGSAPDIAGNNISNPIAMILSVSMMLEYLNEDYWAEKVKVACENVLEKGKVRTPDLGGKNKTMDVANEVIKEIENLK is encoded by the coding sequence ATGATTAAAATAGCAAGAATAGATGGAGATGGAATAGGAAAGGAAGTTACAGAAGCTGGAGTGGCTGTACTGGAATCCCTTGACTTGAACTTCGATTTCATCGAAGCGGAAGCAGGTAGGGAATGCTTTGACAGGAATGGAACAACCATACCTGAAGAGACAATCAGGATAGCAAGAAATGCAAAGGCCACCCTCTTTGGGGCAATCACTTCAACTCCTGGCCAAAAAAGCCCTATCATCACACTCAGACAGGAATTGGATACATATGCGAACTTAAGGCCCATCAAATCATTCAAGGGCATAGACTGCCTCTTTGATGACCTGGATTTCCTTATTGTAAGGGAAAACACTGAAGGACTGTATGCAGGAATTGAATCAATAGATGAAAATAGAGATAAGGCAATAGCACATAGAGTGATCAGCAGGAAAGCAAGCGAAAGGATATCAAGACTTGCTTTCGAGCAGGCCATTAAGCTGGAAAAGGAGTCTGTAACCTGTGTGCATAAGGCAAACGTATTGAAGAAGACTGATGGAGTGTTTAAGGAATCATTCTACAAGATAGCTCAAGACTATCCAAATATCAAAACAAATGATTATTACGTGGATGCAACAGCCATGTACCTTCTGACAAAGCCACAGGAATTTGATGTGATTGTCACATCCAACCTTTTCGGAGACATATTGTCTGATGCCTCAGCAGGCCTTGTTGGTGGATTGGGACTTGCTCCTTCCGGAAACATTGGAGACAGGCATGGACTGTTTGAGCCTGTTCATGGATCCGCACCGGACATTGCAGGAAACAATATATCAAACCCGATAGCCATGATACTGTCAGTTTCAATGATGCTTGAATACCTTAATGAGGATTATTGGGCGGAAAAAGTCAAAGTGGCCTGTGAAAATGTCTTGGAAAAAGGAAAGGTAAGGACACCTGACTTAGGTGGAAAGAACAAGACAATGGATGTTGCAAATGAGGTAATTAAGGAAATTGAGAACTTGAAATAA
- a CDS encoding hydrogenase maturation protease, with the protein MLNNFDKISTDIDLFLENCDSLIVLGIGNDIRGDDGLGPYIINQLSILKAYVLNNSNIDDIRQEININQNENQDNEFEFFDNVIDINTGNTPLDEGIDSYIDKLNVDVNESLIERMKKTFFINGGSVPENFTGLIKKINPSHIIIIDASLMNMEAGEINIVNKDNIVDISISTHSMSLAYLIRYLELENEFNILFIGIEPESMDLSFELSDNVKESSNGLVKLLFDKILGI; encoded by the coding sequence ATGTTAAATAATTTTGATAAAATAAGTACGGATATTGATTTGTTTTTGGAAAATTGCGATAGTCTCATTGTATTAGGAATAGGAAATGATATTCGTGGAGATGATGGTTTAGGACCATATATAATCAATCAGTTATCCATTTTAAAGGCTTATGTTTTAAATAATTCAAATATCGATGATATCCGCCAAGAAATTAATATAAATCAAAATGAAAATCAAGATAATGAATTTGAGTTTTTTGATAATGTAATTGACATTAACACTGGAAATACACCTCTAGATGAGGGTATTGATTCGTACATCGACAAACTTAATGTTGATGTAAATGAGTCATTGATTGAAAGGATGAAAAAAACATTTTTTATCAATGGCGGTTCTGTCCCAGAAAACTTCACAGGGCTTATAAAGAAAATCAATCCTTCCCATATCATAATCATCGATGCAAGCCTGATGAATATGGAAGCAGGTGAGATAAATATTGTAAATAAGGACAATATTGTGGATATCAGCATTTCAACACACTCAATGTCATTAGCATATCTCATCAGATATCTTGAATTGGAAAACGAGTTCAACATTCTTTTCATAGGCATAGAGCCCGAATCAATGGACTTGTCATTTGAATTGTCTGATAATGTAAAAGAGTCATCTAATGGGCTTGTAAAATTATTGTTCGATAAGATTTTGGGTATCTGA
- a CDS encoding HEAT repeat domain-containing protein: protein MEKSIDDLILDLKDDDDFVKEEAIGSLELKGEEAVEPLIAALDQRDKNIKLGAIEVLKAIGDKRAIPALVKTLEDRNKWVRQEASTALTTMGDEAIEPVIAELDNPKWRVRGAACWILGALDAKEALPKLEELLNDESSFVQYGAKDAINRLKDE from the coding sequence ATGGAAAAGTCAATTGATGATCTTATATTAGACTTAAAGGATGATGATGATTTCGTTAAGGAAGAGGCAATCGGTTCACTTGAGCTTAAAGGTGAAGAGGCAGTTGAACCTCTCATTGCAGCATTGGATCAAAGAGATAAGAACATTAAGCTTGGTGCAATTGAAGTCTTGAAGGCCATTGGAGATAAAAGAGCTATCCCAGCACTTGTAAAAACCTTGGAAGACAGAAACAAATGGGTAAGACAGGAAGCTTCAACAGCTTTGACCACCATGGGTGATGAAGCCATTGAACCGGTCATTGCAGAATTGGACAATCCTAAATGGAGAGTAAGAGGTGCGGCTTGCTGGATTTTAGGCGCACTTGACGCTAAGGAAGCTCTTCCAAAACTCGAAGAGCTATTGAATGATGAAAGCTCTTTTGTGCAATACGGTGCAAAAGATGCAATCAACAGATTAAAGGATGAATAA